A segment of the Denticeps clupeoides chromosome 2, fDenClu1.1, whole genome shotgun sequence genome:
CAGCTGGACTTTCTGCGCGAAAACGGCTGAAAAAAACTTCAATAATGTGAAGAAGTACTGTCAACTCGAGCCGGTtcgatgtttaaaaaaaactcctctCACGCTCTCCCAGCAGCAGTATCCGAACATGGCGCCGCATgttgccgccgccgccgctctccAGGTGCGTCAGGGCAGGACTCCGCGTCTCGCCTTCGGTTCGGGGAGGCGGCCAGGTGACCCGTGTCCGCGCAGCCGCCTTATCTCGGAGGAACTCGGGCGCCGGCCTGAGCCATTCCTGCGGCAGCGGCCAGGGACAGGCACTTCCGGTTCGAGCCAAAACATGGCCCCGCCCCGCTTCCGGTCAGCGTTAGCGTTGCGTTGAAATTAAGAGCAATAAATTATACGTGTTCAGGAAGAGAACGAGACAGGGTTtaataaaatgcactttttttattaaactaatGTACAGCTTCAAATAAGCCCCACATATTCATAAAAACAGACCAGAAAATAAAATGGTTGCGCCTTCAAAGCAAAACCCATAAACACAACATTCAGTGCAGAATTTGAATGTTGTATATTCTCTGTGTGTATACCAAAAGTTTTTCTTATAGACTGTGTACACTCCAGAGGAAGATCTCATTGTGCGCAGCGGTTAGCAGTTGTTGGCCTGATGGTGAGAAGCTACAAAGATGGACGCAGTCGCTGTGCGGAGGGAAATCCTGGAAACGGCCGCTGGAGGAGTGGACCAGCTTTACCACACGGCctgccacagacacacacacagaaatactaaaaaaaataaccagGTTATTTGGCAAATGTATCAAGGTGCCTTTTacgactgcccactgctcactaagggtgattgttaaatgcacaggacacgtttcgttgtcaCAGTGTCCTgcgcttgctgtgtatcacgatggcaaaaacaatcactttcactttacttatgTACGTATCTCTACTCACCTTTCGAGCCAATAGAAAGCAGCCTTCCTTTGGAACTGAGGCTGAGACACTGAGCCCACTCAGTAAGTGAGATAGATCTTAGtaccttaaaaaaacaaaaacaaaacataaagcaTCTTCAAAAGTATATTGTTAAAGGGTTAATTAAAGTGTATTATTTTGCACACCTGCTTTTTGATTAAACAGTAGAAATTCACTTCTTTGTCCACTCCATAACTACTGTAAACGAGAATCCCTCGCTCAGTGGGGCTGAACGCAGCCAGAGTGGGAGGCAGGCTCTCTTCGTCCTATTTATTTAAGAAACCAAAGCCAGCCAAATCAGACTCCTGAAAGATGCCGATGATCAGCAGACAGAAGCATGGGTGTCAGAAGATTACCTCCGGAGGAGCAGGACCAGGAAACGTCAGCCAGTCAAGGAGATCACATTCACCCTTCTTCCAATCAGCTGCCCACACGCTGACACGTCTGTCATTACTCGCGGCCAACCAGAGCTCATCTCCTTGCAACCCAAACTCTTTATactgggcaaaaaaaatatttttttattaatttttttttttttttacaggaacttattattactttattattattgttattattattattattatttcacccACACACGCCTACCTACCTACCTGTTTTTTGTTGCACTGAACCATGGTGATCGGAGACCCTCTGTGGTCGCGGAAGACGCGTACAGTTGAACCAGTAAACGGATTGCTGACAGAAATCATGCCATCCTGCCCAGCAGACAACAGCACCAGACCTACATACAATGGTCAAACACAAATGTTGCCTATATTCtgctaattaatttattatctCCAAATGCTGCCATGTTATTTGAAAGTGGAACTGGAATTTGGACAGGATATTTTCCACACATGTGTTATGAATTGCTGAATGATTTATGGATGGTCCATAAACCAGTGGCCATTCTTCCTCAGTTCCTGCAGACtaaaaattagaattttttttttttaatttggttaTTTGAGTCTCACCATAACAGGAGTACTGTACGGCACACACAGTGGAAGTGGGATGTGGGTGAAGCTTGAGCTCCATTTCAGAGGAGGTCAGATTAAAGATCCGGACTGTTCCATCACTATAACCTGCTGACACACGCACACCTGTGTCCTCTATGCCAGCTGGACTCCAGcagacacattcacagctctgacacaaacacacacataaatacttGTGAGACACACactgatgattttttttgtgctcttttAGTTATTTTACAGTGTCTGGGTTAAAACCAACCTGATTGAGCACCTGGAATTGCACCAGCAGCTCATTGCTGGGTGCTGCCCATATCCTCACACTGCCATCCTGGCCACAGGTTGCAAAACGGCTCTCGTCTGGACTAAACTGAACACCAttcacctaaacacacacacaaccaccacCAATCTATTAAGTTTATTCCCTTTTAAACCACCAGGACACTGAATAACTAAATCAAAGTATATAGAAAAAGCACTGTATGATGTATGTGCCTGTATATTTTTGCCTGCCTGTACCTTGCTCTTATGCCCAGTGATCAGTCGGATGCTGCTGTTCTCTGTCCAGTTAATGTACCACAGCGTCCCTGATGATGTACCCACAATGCCCATCTCCATGACATCATCAAATACTGCGCTGACAACAGCTCCGTCCAACTGCAGCTCCTGTTCTAGAATCACTCCAGAGCTGTTGAAAACCGGCACAACAAACATCCAATTAAacttttttgtcttgttttttttttgtgtttgtatatCATGTTTGATTGCGTGTTACCTGTCCTGTGCTCTTTCTGTAGTCTTTGATCTGAGGCTCTGGACTGCAGTGACtgaccacaacctcaaacactTGCTGTTGCTGCCACACATCAGTCTGTCTCCACTGCAGAGCATCACTCCTTCACACATAAGTTTGGCACATTACATCCACAAGAGGGCGCTAATACTCTTTAAACTATTTTTGGTGTATTACAACGTCAATAATTAAGTTGGCATTCACAGTTGCTGATAtgatttaaaacaatatgaaatTTAGAGATACATCAGTACACATCAGATTGCCCTAAAACTACTTTTTTAAatcaacacacataaacactgaCCAATCTCCCCCTCGTCTGCCTCCCAGCTCATGAAACAGCGGCGAGAGCTgcattcccacacacacacttgtccaTGGCTTGTTCCAGTAAAGAGGAGACCATCAGAACTGTAGCACAGCGATGTCAGCTCTGTCTCACCCACATCATCTGGAACAGACATAGACTGCACctgcaaaaacaaaatgcagcagcagagATCAGAAGTCTGACAGTCCATGCAAAGAAGCAATCACGCAGTCGGACCAATCAGCTTCTAAATTGGCCAAGCAGTAACCATAGCAACATTCGATATCAATACCAAAACTTGATATTAGattgacacattttatttaacctGCAGCTCAGTCTGATGGCCACGGGTGTTAATTTGGCAGAAGAGTAGGCCACATGTTCCTACGCATGACAACAGATTACAGTTCATCGGGCTAAACAGGGCTTCGTGGACGGCGGTCGGAGCGGTGATGTGACACAGCAGTTCGAATGAGCTCCCGCTCCACAGCGCCACTTCCTGTTCATGGTAATCTCCTGTAAAACAGAGCAGGATATCAGAACACTGagctgcatgttttattgacAATCGCTGCAGAAACACACTGACCCACGGACAGGAAGTAGCGGTCATCCCTGGAGAAGGCCAAGCTCTGCACAGCACCCTTGTGGTATGACATGCTGTTTCTACGGGAACCATCTTGGACATTCCATATGCAGATGAGGCTCTTTTTTGAAGTTCCACCACTAGATGCGGACGCCACCATCTGTTAACCAATCAGTGGCATGATTACAGACATagaggaaaatgtttttttggcttAAGGTGTCTTCAAAAATGCTTTCAGAGGGCATTTACAACCTATGCGGCACAAACTGGAAGAGCCTTTACCTGAGCATCATGGGTAACAGCGAGAGTCGAGATTTCCTCGGTGTGATGCAGCCAGTGCCTCTGAGAGCCCGTGTGCAGATTCTCCACCACGCAAATGCACCCGGAAGAGTACACAAACAAGCCTATAACACAACCCCGCACaatacacaaaacaatacaGCTCAGAAATGCTCACATGCACACCAACAAACTCAATTTAATGATACACTGCCTGCAACCAACCTGTGTGAGGATTCCACACCAAATTATCCCGCCCATTACCATTATAGCCAATCACAGCCTTCAGTTTTAGTCCTTCCTCACCAGGGGGCGGGGATGCAATACCCTATGAGTAAAAAGAGGAATACAGTTTAAGGCAAATGTTCAGAACACCAAactctaaaataaaaacaagaaatgaataaacagatgAACAGATGAAAGAGGGATGAGGGAATACCTGCTCAACACGGGAGGTGTTGCAACGTGGAACGAAGTGCTTGTAGCAGTCAGGACGTCCTGTGTCACCGTTGCTTATCATATTGTTTGTGGATAATGATGAGTCTCCTTGGGCTACTTTGCTGGTAACCCTGAGGAAAGTCGCATGGCTGGGTGTGGGACTGAGAACGGGCTCAGGGGAGGGGTTTTGACGCAGCTCATCACAAAGAGTCGAGAACTTCAAAGCTGCACACaggcataaacacacacacacacacacacacacacaaaaacaaaaacagaaactaTATTATGACACACATAATATCACAGTACCAAACCCAAGGATCATTATGCATGCTCAGAACAAAGCATAATGCACCAAATGATCCATGACCCAGTGGTTGAGGACCACTGTTTACAGGAAGTGCCaagattcatttaaataactATTTCAGTACCAGTTATGCTGTATTGTATTGCAACAAAGCACTTTaagtaatattcatattttgccATGGTGATTTCAAAACATAGCTTTCAGCTCAGGGTTCAGTGACTTGAGATGAAGCACTCACCTTGATGCTCCATCCTCTTGATGGAGCTCACATCTAAAGATGGGAAAGGCACTGAGGCACAAGGAATCCCATTGGATGATGATGCCCTGTCAGCTATTGGTCCAATGTCAGCTGTTGAGGGCAcaaatgagtgtgtgtacattacAGACCAAAATGAAACCACGCCTGTGTGTTATTGGGATGACTTTGTGTTGTACCTGATTTAGGAGGAGACACTCGGACTGTAGGAGAGTTCTGGGTGTGTCCCAAGAAATCCCATAAAAAAATAGCGTCACCAACCGAGACCACGGCTGTCTGATCTGGCGTGAAGCGTAATTGCTTTATGTGTTCAGAATGGCCAATAAAAACCTacgacacacacagacaagagaAATGAAAGGCACGCATACAAATGTGCAGCCTTGTGTGAGAGTGCATTCATGTACCTGTGAATTAATATCCAGTGTCATACTGTAGTCCCAGACCTTCAGTGTGTTTTGTCCAGCAGTCAGCAGGTAGTGGGAGTCATCACTGACCACCAGAGACAAGCAGCATTGCTTGTGAACATCACAGACCtaaaactcacacatacacatgcactcTCTTCAAACTGACAATAAGGTTTTTAAGAAAGTATGtcaatcaacaaaaaaaaaaacacttgcctGTTTCTGAAGCCTCCCTGTGTGGGTGTTTACATAAAGAATTCTATTGGCGGATGTGGAGATGAGGATGTGTCCAGAACTTGGGGTGGAGAAACAAACCTTCAGGGCAGAGTCCAGACTGGTGCTCTCAACATCCATAATGCTGACATCCACACGGAGAAgctgcatgcacgcacacacacatacacaaacacatcaaaATTGGGCTATCGTTTTTCCCTGGAATCCCTATAACTTTAGGTATAGAGAATTCTCTGAAAGACAGTGGGATGGTgttgatgtttttatttcatatatgtCCCTTTATTTGAgcaactaaaacacacacacacacctcatccaaTGAGCGGGCATCCATGATAGTAACAGTGTATTCCGTAGGACCCACAAATGCCAGGCGGGAGCTGTCGCCACTGACAGCCAGAGCATCGGGAGCACACTCTGTGCCCCTTACCAATATGTTGCCTAGTTACCAATCACAGAAGAAAAGTCagaacacagatacacagaacAGACAACAAAACCTTTCAAAAGCACAATAAATTAGTAAAAATGGTGTTACATTGTGTGGCCAGCTTATTACAGATACCTAATTAGGGTCAGATTCTCAACAGAGACCAGTCACTTcgttttttgcatttacagccaTCTGATCCTGTTTCAGTAAATCAGTAGAAACATATACACCATTTGCATGGTTCTTTATATGTCTAAATATAATTAGTAAGCCCATAGTAACTAAGTTTAATGATGAAAACTGTGCCTCACAAAAAAGGTAAGTGATAAGAAATGAGTGACCTTGTCCATTGGAATGTTACTATATTTTATTGCAACATTCCCAAATGTAGCACTCACTGAGGACCCGAATGAATGGGAGCTCTTGGTGGGCGGAGTTATAGAGCGCCAGAGTACCGTCGGCTCCCGCGCTGAACAATCGCTCCCCATCTGGAGAGAACACACACCCTACCACACACTCACTGTGCTGTCTTGcaaatgcacacacgcacacaaagacacagattGCCCATGTCATGATCATAGTACATCTTACTGAAGACATTAagtattaaaatactttttaatgtttattgcTTTTCATGGTTATAAAAGCactaaaatgaagaaatgataagaaaaaaacaaaacaaaacaaaaaaaaaacacacatactggTGCTGGGCCAGCAGGCTGGCAGTAGGGATGTCAAACACTCGGATCCGCCCAGCACTGGAGCCGCAGCAGAACATTGGAAGGCTTGGGTGAAATGCTACAGAGGAAGGCGTGTCCTCTGAGACAAAGTCATACAACTGAAGAAACAGAGACATCATTAGGGGTGTGTATGCATTATACTGTGTGTGCGTTTGCAAGCCATTGAAGAGACCTGTTGCATGGTGTGCAGGTCCCACACACGAATGGTTCCGTCACTTGATGCCGTTGTGAGCTGCTGCCGAATCCCATCCACACTGAAGCCAAGCACAGTGTCTGTGTGGGAGCGCATCAGCGTACTGTAACCACGAGAACTGATGTCCAAATACCCAAGATTCCCTGTGCTAGTGGTGGCCAGGACCTTCAAGCCATCATCAGAGATGGAAGTGTGACACACTGGACCCTCATGCTCTGaaagaaatacacacaattcaaatttcaaaccaccaagatgccaccgAGGTCCCTTTGATCACAGTACAGTCCACTGCTCACTGGTCCCTGGGCACCTGTGACGtctgccgactgctcactaaggtaaATGGattaatagctttttttttttttttttgtgcaacttGTGcggtgcttgctgtgtatcacaatgacaaaaaccaaTCACCTTCACTTTAACAGAGATGTCTATCTGCTTCTAAGGTGATTATACAGTGCCGGAATTCCTGTGCTGACCATGGTCTCCTCAGACATAAcagcaatgtgtgtgtttgggttttcTGGGCAAAATCAACTGCTGTCTACCTATAACTCAGGGAGCATTCTGTTCATAAAAAGGATCAAGATTTGGTTTTGTCACATGCAGTTATACCAGTACAAAATGCTCTGTTTATGCTCTGCGTTGTTAAGAATAAAgttatcaaaaataaataaaatagtgcaatggtggaaaaataaaacagaataaaagaggaGCAATACTAGTAAACTATGGATGACTATGGACTATGCATGAGCGGTGACTATGGATCAGTTTACATATAAAAGATCTAGCATCCGTTTATGTTTGACAGCAGCTCACCGGCCTCCAAAAACACAGCACTGAAGTCCAGTGTCCATAACCGCAGGAAGCCGTCCTCAGAGCCAGTGGCACAGAatgcatcacacacactgaTGCTGTTCACTGCAATGCCTGGACCTTCAACAAAATACGAcggaaaaagtaaaaaattatcCATCAACTTTGCATACCCACTGTGTCCCCAAAACATCACCTTATACTGTTATATTAATGAAGTTCCAAACACATGGAAATACAAACACAAGGAAAATTATTAAGACATGCACACTGTAACTCTCACCTGTGCTAAAAGTCTGTTTCTCTCGATGATGCACGTGGCTCTGTTGAGAAGGTAGGAGTCTCCTGACATTCTTAATTGCCATGGTGACATAGTCCACCTCCAAGATGTGGCCACTCTTGCTGCTGACAAACCTGCCAATCCCGAAAAGGAAACAAATATAAGGCAACCTGAGAAGATTTGGCCAAAACACAATACTGTTTATATGTAATAAcataatactgttttttttttttgtgaaacacagcagcagaatacacagtgacacaacaaaatgtgtcctctgcttttaaccatcacccttggtgagcattgggcagccatagctgcttccttaaccgctgggccaccactgcccatctggaaagtattcaaagcgtgtcatttttttctaattttgttatgttacagccttattccaaaattgcaaatatttttttttttaattatacattttgccaaaacctcaagtaaaccttttttcatgttgtcattatggggtgtcgtgtgtagaattcagaggaaaaatgcattaaatccattttggaataaggctgtaacataaaaaaatgtgggaaaagtgatgcgctgtcaATAcattccggatgcactgtatagtaGACTGTGTGGTTGATGGTGTTTTTGCTAGAGGGATCAGGATCAGAAAACATGTGTCATACTCACAGTGTGTGCTCCTCGCTCGGTTCGGGCAAGTGTGTATGCTGGAGTGCGAGATCAGTGAACTCCAAGTTTTGGAACTGACCCAGAGACAGGGGACAGGAGCGCAGGGATCCACCCCTCAATCGCCACAAACGAACATTACTGATGCCACAGGACACCATACTACAAACACAAGCAAGCACTATTACTAATTAAATACATTAGTTAGCATCTAAACAAATTGTAGacagtttaaaacaaaaatctagAATTCCCATCTGATGCCACACACAGGTTCATTCTTAAAACTACTTGATTGGCCATTACATggccctgacatgaaaatttctctttttgagattatttaacattattatgagttcctctagcctgtctacaTTCCGGCAGTGGCTAGAAGTGTctaaaagcaaacaaaatttTATGTCACGTGTCCTTTAAAAAAGTAAGACCATATTAagatatgtatgtgtgtgtggctgtgtgtgtttactgggtCTGGTTGCAGCAGGTGATCTGTAGTGCTTGTATGTCAACATCGGTATGTGCTTTGGCCAGCACCGAAACCAGGCCTGTCTTATTGACCCCCTCTGTGTCCCAAACAACGATCATCTAGACACgtgcaaaaataaacaaaacaagccACAAACGTTAACATCTAccaaacattattacaaaggCATAAGATCAAGAAAAGTGCACAATGTTGGACTAATACATGATTTTAAATACAAACCctgcattttcatttatacGGTATGTGGCCCTGATCAATTTTGTGAATGAAAAAGTAGTCCAACAGAAAATTTTAAACCAGAGACAATTAAAACTTTCTCAGGTACTGACTAGGGGGGCACAAACTCACAGTTTTTTTGTGGCTGTTCTTTCCAACTCCACACAGGATTCCTCCACTCTGAGAGAAGCTGAGAAGTAGGAACAGATTACGCATAGTTCACGCGTTACAATGCATTTTGACAAACTATACTGACGAATTAAAAGAAATCATGATTTGCATCGACACTTTCCCATAAGGGGGTCAAGATGCCGTAAACTGAGCTTCTCCACAGACCCAGTCAGCATGTGAGCTTTGTATAATCGTGTTTAAAGCGTGCAGCTTACCTCAGTGTGTTTATggtgtgcatgcatgttgcGACCAGCGCCAAGCAGCGGCCACTTTCGTAGTCCCAGAGacgcaggagtgtgtgtgtgttcacctgcACTGATGCCAGCAGAGTGCAGTCACCACTTAATGCCAAAGCTGACACCTACCATAGAAATTATAAAGGAGTCAAAACATGCAGCATGAACACAAAATTACTTCATTATAGATAAACAGACTCATACACTATATTCATGTCctgtataaaaatgaataaaatccctGACTTTAGGGTGTGGCTCCATACCCCCAAGCATTTCCTGCTTGTTTATTCTGAGCGAGGGATGCAATGCTGTTTATGTACTTGATAGTATAAAGTGCTTTACTAATAGACATATAACTTTTCTTAGTAAGTTTCTTGTGTTTATTGGTTTGTGATTTATTCCTGTTTTTCCATTTATATGCATCCTGTTTTGTCATTGTTCATCAATAAAATCGGTAAAATTCAATAACTGCATTCCTGTCAGGGGCTTGTGTCTGACCCGCATGCACCAGCACAGCACT
Coding sequences within it:
- the wdr90 gene encoding WD repeat-containing protein 90 isoform X3; amino-acid sequence: MPFDSIQKSETAEVTMSPDRPESGSLSKPVQDRVSLIPQTTTPRLPSRKTATLLTSALPELTNLTSVGVWENKVCVDDGGVHVFVHRDHDRATSSMADSLQEEVFRAPVSRPISLPPTKATKQKKLYPDPILHLSRIIGFGGGTMKGAVWSQLGDEVVYPCHAVIVSLKISSGQQRFFTGHTDKVSALALSGDCTLLASVQVNTHTLLRLWDYESGRCLALVATCMHTINTLSFSQSGGILCGVGKNSHKKTMIVVWDTEGVNKTGLVSVLAKAHTDVDIQALQITCCNQTHMVSCGISNVRLWRLRGGSLRSCPLSLGQFQNLEFTDLALQHTHLPEPSEEHTLFVSSKSGHILEVDYVTMAIKNVRRLLPSQQSHVHHREKQTFSTGPGIAVNSISVCDAFCATGSEDGFLRLWTLDFSAVFLEAEHEGPVCHTSISDDGLKVLATTSTGNLGYLDISSRGYSTLMRSHTDTVLGFSVDGIRQQLTTASSDGTIRVWDLHTMQQLYDFVSEDTPSSVAFHPSLPMFCCGSSAGRIRVFDIPTASLLAQHQQHSECVVGCVFSPDGERLFSAGADGTLALYNSAHQELPFIRVLSNILVRGTECAPDALAVSGDSSRLAFVGPTEYTVTIMDARSLDELLRVDVSIMDVESTSLDSALKVCFSTPSSGHILISTSANRILYVNTHTGRLQKQVCDVHKQCCLSLVVSDDSHYLLTAGQNTLKVWDYSMTLDINSQVFIGHSEHIKQLRFTPDQTAVVSVGDAIFLWDFLGHTQNSPTVRVSPPKSADIGPIADRASSSNGIPCASVPFPSLDVSSIKRMEHQALKFSTLCDELRQNPSPEPVLSPTPSHATFLRVTSKVAQGDSSLSTNNMISNGDTGRPDCYKHFVPRCNTSRVEQGIASPPPGEEGLKLKAVIGYNGNGRDNLVWNPHTGLFVYSSGCICVVENLHTGSQRHWLHHTEEISTLAVTHDAQMVASASSGGTSKKSLICIWNVQDGSRRNSMSYHKGAVQSLAFSRDDRYFLSVGDYHEQEVALWSGSSFELLCHITAPTAVHEALFSPMNCNLLSCVGTCGLLFCQINTRGHQTELQVQSMSVPDDVGETELTSLCYSSDGLLFTGTSHGQVCVWECSSRRCFMSWEADEGEIGVMLCSGDRLMCGSNSKCLRLWSVTAVQSLRSKTTERAQDSSGVILEQELQLDGAVVSAVFDDVMEMGIVGTSSGTLWYINWTENSSIRLITGHKSKVNGVQFSPDESRFATCGQDGSVRIWAAPSNELLVQFQVLNQSCECVCWSPAGIEDTGVRVSAGYSDGTVRIFNLTSSEMELKLHPHPTSTVCAVQYSCYGLVLLSAGQDGMISVSNPFTGSTVRVFRDHRGSPITMVQCNKKQYKEFGLQGDELWLAASNDRRVSVWAADWKKGECDLLDWLTFPGPAPPEDEESLPPTLAAFSPTERGILVYSSYGVDKEVNFYCLIKKQVLRSISLTEWAQCLSLSSKGRLLSIGSKGRVVKLVHSSSGRFQDFPPHSDCVHLCSFSPSGQQLLTAAHNEIFLWSVHSL
- the wdr90 gene encoding WD repeat-containing protein 90 isoform X1, whose translation is MTVTPVVNMSSRVWQHPYVNIFKHTRVEEWKRASRKGDVSSHMDKTLKCSVFRIRGSVPASNFIQFPKSGSQSLGLTGRFFYLLFRPTPGKQFVAHLDIAAEDGQVIRVSFSNTCKEFKSTSTWLQFPFLCSAVHGSVFNCTAHAAKNGLVGPAPEHVRWVCLCMDLRSVLSSYLNRHYSHLKAIKLCANMSVKNVMTSDLLLQPGVDYSAVKHGAIVLGEGCAPMPREMSFPVPKGTSWHHVYDYIRFPSDGQKMPFDSIQKSETAEVTMSPDRPESGSLSKPVQDRVSLIPQTTTPRLPSRKTATLLTSALPELTNLTSVGVWENKVCVDDGGVHVFVHRDHDRATSSMADSLQEEVFRAPVSRPISLPPTKATKQKKLYPDPILHLSRIIGFGGGTMKGAVWSQLGDEVVYPCHAVIVSLKISSGQQRFFTGHTDKVSALALSGDCTLLASVQVNTHTLLRLWDYESGRCLALVATCMHTINTLSFSQSGGILCGVGKNSHKKTMIVVWDTEGVNKTGLVSVLAKAHTDVDIQALQITCCNQTHMVSCGISNVRLWRLRGGSLRSCPLSLGQFQNLEFTDLALQHTHLPEPSEEHTLFVSSKSGHILEVDYVTMAIKNVRRLLPSQQSHVHHREKQTFSTGPGIAVNSISVCDAFCATGSEDGFLRLWTLDFSAVFLEAEHEGPVCHTSISDDGLKVLATTSTGNLGYLDISSRGYSTLMRSHTDTVLGFSVDGIRQQLTTASSDGTIRVWDLHTMQQLYDFVSEDTPSSVAFHPSLPMFCCGSSAGRIRVFDIPTASLLAQHQQHSECVVGCVFSPDGERLFSAGADGTLALYNSAHQELPFIRVLSNILVRGTECAPDALAVSGDSSRLAFVGPTEYTVTIMDARSLDELLRVDVSIMDVESTSLDSALKVCFSTPSSGHILISTSANRILYVNTHTGRLQKQVCDVHKQCCLSLVVSDDSHYLLTAGQNTLKVWDYSMTLDINSQVFIGHSEHIKQLRFTPDQTAVVSVGDAIFLWDFLGHTQNSPTVRVSPPKSADIGPIADRASSSNGIPCASVPFPSLDVSSIKRMEHQALKFSTLCDELRQNPSPEPVLSPTPSHATFLRVTSKVAQGDSSLSTNNMISNGDTGRPDCYKHFVPRCNTSRVEQGIASPPPGEEGLKLKAVIGYNGNGRDNLVWNPHTGLFVYSSGCICVVENLHTGSQRHWLHHTEEISTLAVTHDAQMVASASSGGTSKKSLICIWNVQDGSRRNSMSYHKGAVQSLAFSRDDRYFLSVGDYHEQEVALWSGSSFELLCHITAPTAVHEALFSPMNCNLLSCVGTCGLLFCQINTRGHQTELQVQSMSVPDDVGETELTSLCYSSDGLLFTGTSHGQVCVWECSSRRCFMSWEADEGEIGVMLCSGDRLMCGSNSKCLRLWSVTAVQSLRSKTTERAQDSSGVILEQELQLDGAVVSAVFDDVMEMGIVGTSSGTLWYINWTENSSIRLITGHKSKVNGVQFSPDESRFATCGQDGSVRIWAAPSNELLVQFQVLNQSCECVCWSPAGIEDTGVRVSAGYSDGTVRIFNLTSSEMELKLHPHPTSTVCAVQYSCYGLVLLSAGQDGMISVSNPFTGSTVRVFRDHRGSPITMVQCNKKQYKEFGLQGDELWLAASNDRRVSVWAADWKKGECDLLDWLTFPGPAPPEDEESLPPTLAAFSPTERGILVYSSYGVDKEVNFYCLIKKQVLRSISLTEWAQCLSLSSKGRLLSIGSKGRVVKLVHSSSGRFQDFPPHSDCVHLCSFSPSGQQLLTAAHNEIFLWSVHSL
- the wdr90 gene encoding WD repeat-containing protein 90 isoform X2, with protein sequence MEAGESQGRCQLPHGSVPASNFIQFPKSGSQSLGLTGRFFYLLFRPTPGKQFVAHLDIAAEDGQVIRVSFSNTCKEFKSTSTWLQFPFLCSAVHGSVFNCTAHAAKNGLVGPAPEHVRWVCLCMDLRSVLSSYLNRHYSHLKAIKLCANMSVKNVMTSDLLLQPGVDYSAVKHGAIVLGEGCAPMPREMSFPVPKGTSWHHVYDYIRFPSDGQKMPFDSIQKSETAEVTMSPDRPESGSLSKPVQDRVSLIPQTTTPRLPSRKTATLLTSALPELTNLTSVGVWENKVCVDDGGVHVFVHRDHDRATSSMADSLQEEVFRAPVSRPISLPPTKATKQKKLYPDPILHLSRIIGFGGGTMKGAVWSQLGDEVVYPCHAVIVSLKISSGQQRFFTGHTDKVSALALSGDCTLLASVQVNTHTLLRLWDYESGRCLALVATCMHTINTLSFSQSGGILCGVGKNSHKKTMIVVWDTEGVNKTGLVSVLAKAHTDVDIQALQITCCNQTHMVSCGISNVRLWRLRGGSLRSCPLSLGQFQNLEFTDLALQHTHLPEPSEEHTLFVSSKSGHILEVDYVTMAIKNVRRLLPSQQSHVHHREKQTFSTGPGIAVNSISVCDAFCATGSEDGFLRLWTLDFSAVFLEAEHEGPVCHTSISDDGLKVLATTSTGNLGYLDISSRGYSTLMRSHTDTVLGFSVDGIRQQLTTASSDGTIRVWDLHTMQQLYDFVSEDTPSSVAFHPSLPMFCCGSSAGRIRVFDIPTASLLAQHQQHSECVVGCVFSPDGERLFSAGADGTLALYNSAHQELPFIRVLSNILVRGTECAPDALAVSGDSSRLAFVGPTEYTVTIMDARSLDELLRVDVSIMDVESTSLDSALKVCFSTPSSGHILISTSANRILYVNTHTGRLQKQVCDVHKQCCLSLVVSDDSHYLLTAGQNTLKVWDYSMTLDINSQVFIGHSEHIKQLRFTPDQTAVVSVGDAIFLWDFLGHTQNSPTVRVSPPKSADIGPIADRASSSNGIPCASVPFPSLDVSSIKRMEHQALKFSTLCDELRQNPSPEPVLSPTPSHATFLRVTSKVAQGDSSLSTNNMISNGDTGRPDCYKHFVPRCNTSRVEQGIASPPPGEEGLKLKAVIGYNGNGRDNLVWNPHTGLFVYSSGCICVVENLHTGSQRHWLHHTEEISTLAVTHDAQMVASASSGGTSKKSLICIWNVQDGSRRNSMSYHKGAVQSLAFSRDDRYFLSVGDYHEQEVALWSGSSFELLCHITAPTAVHEALFSPMNCNLLSCVGTCGLLFCQINTRGHQTELQVQSMSVPDDVGETELTSLCYSSDGLLFTGTSHGQVCVWECSSRRCFMSWEADEGEIGVMLCSGDRLMCGSNSKCLRLWSVTAVQSLRSKTTERAQDSSGVILEQELQLDGAVVSAVFDDVMEMGIVGTSSGTLWYINWTENSSIRLITGHKSKVNGVQFSPDESRFATCGQDGSVRIWAAPSNELLVQFQVLNQSCECVCWSPAGIEDTGVRVSAGYSDGTVRIFNLTSSEMELKLHPHPTSTVCAVQYSCYGLVLLSAGQDGMISVSNPFTGSTVRVFRDHRGSPITMVQCNKKQYKEFGLQGDELWLAASNDRRVSVWAADWKKGECDLLDWLTFPGPAPPEDEESLPPTLAAFSPTERGILVYSSYGVDKEVNFYCLIKKQVLRSISLTEWAQCLSLSSKGRLLSIGSKGRVVKLVHSSSGRFQDFPPHSDCVHLCSFSPSGQQLLTAAHNEIFLWSVHSL